From Novipirellula artificiosorum, one genomic window encodes:
- a CDS encoding putative glycoside hydrolase: MRLILALSVVLALSVQALHAAGADGHPPFSWGTVPVYAHLANMSEDFTSEQHDFLAEHFDFITIEKGHAKRNRGSTEKGFAIAVQEIKKRNPKAKVLFYWNSTIKIGGYEAIDDFPKGGELVSKDGEPMTIFSCPFCDLSQKEVQDWWADTASVAVRECGADGIFIDAVGKFSINSRRKVLTPEKIEALNDGMVAMVKDTRGKVGPSKLLIQNGVSIDPENIGDRLLKVTDGAMKEHFVSAQPGNKEQLAESIEMLQEVGKSGKVLVIKTWPGFDWRNKEIMKKPREERAKMAREAITFPLACYLIVAEPYSYFCYTWGYQGNDTGTFEWYPELDKPLGPPQGDAKRDGWKYTREFAHASVYVDIETGESKIDWRE, encoded by the coding sequence ATGAGACTGATACTTGCCCTCTCGGTCGTACTGGCCTTGTCGGTTCAAGCGTTACACGCTGCCGGTGCTGATGGACACCCTCCATTCAGTTGGGGTACCGTACCGGTGTATGCCCACCTGGCGAATATGTCGGAGGATTTTACGTCGGAGCAACACGATTTTCTGGCGGAGCATTTTGATTTTATCACCATTGAAAAAGGTCATGCCAAGCGCAATCGCGGCAGTACGGAAAAGGGATTCGCGATTGCGGTGCAAGAGATTAAGAAACGCAATCCGAAGGCGAAGGTGCTGTTCTACTGGAACTCCACCATAAAAATCGGCGGTTATGAGGCCATCGATGACTTTCCGAAGGGCGGTGAACTGGTTAGTAAAGACGGAGAGCCTATGACCATTTTCAGCTGCCCTTTCTGCGACCTCTCACAGAAGGAGGTCCAGGATTGGTGGGCGGATACAGCAAGTGTTGCGGTTCGTGAATGCGGGGCCGACGGAATATTTATCGACGCGGTTGGCAAATTCAGCATAAACAGCCGCCGCAAGGTGCTGACACCTGAAAAGATCGAAGCCCTGAACGATGGCATGGTTGCCATGGTGAAAGATACACGCGGGAAGGTCGGCCCATCGAAACTACTGATCCAAAACGGGGTGTCGATTGATCCGGAGAACATTGGAGACCGATTGCTGAAGGTTACCGATGGCGCGATGAAGGAGCATTTTGTGAGCGCCCAACCTGGGAACAAAGAACAGCTCGCAGAGAGCATTGAGATGCTCCAGGAAGTGGGGAAATCCGGAAAAGTCCTTGTGATCAAAACCTGGCCGGGATTCGACTGGCGGAACAAGGAAATCATGAAAAAACCGCGTGAGGAACGCGCGAAAATGGCACGCGAAGCCATTACGTTCCCGCTGGCCTGTTATCTGATCGTGGCGGAGCCTTATTCTTATTTCTGCTACACCTGGGGCTATCAGGGAAACGACACCGGTACATTTGAATGGTATCCGGAACTGGATAAGCCACTCGGCCCGCCGCAGGGCGACGCAAAACGCGATGGCTGGAAATACACACGTGAATTTGCCCATGCCTCGGTCTATGTCGATATCGAGACCGGGGAGTCTAAGATTGACTGGAGAGAATAG